acaagaatttttgttcaaaaattttggcaggaaagtttctagtcctgctTTGTTTATACAAGAAGTATATGTGTtatatgtttgttatttcagATCAACAGTTTCAGCAATCAAGTCCAAATTTTAATCTACCTAGTATGATGACATCTGGTTTCAAAACCTCCTCTTTACCGttgtcatcaccaccaccagtTATGTCTGTACCGTCCCAGTTAAAACTCACTCCAAGTCAACAGCAGCTGTTACAAAACACAGAATGTCCAGCAGTGTTACAACAGTTATTAGGTAGGTTACACTTTGATTGGCCAGTATTAAAAGTTGTAAGTTAATTTTCCACATTGATTTGGGTTTTCTGCATTGTCTGCAATTGAAAGTATTGTCATGTGTAGCAATATAATATTTAAGACTGACACTGTAAGAAACAAATGAATAGCCTGTTTAACAGGAGACCTTAAATTCTTCCTGCATATCCTTGTAAAAATTCCAGTGTCAAGTCGTAACATGGACATATTCTTTGAACTCTTTCTGCATGTAATAACTTTGTGAGAAGTTCAGTTTCGAGTCGTAATGTTGCTATATTCCATCTGTATTGTAGATGTGTACAAGTTTCAGTTCCTGCAGTTTATGCAACACATGAAGAATGCTGAATTTGGTGCTGAGATCAGGCAGAAGATAGAACAGGAACAGGTTAGTTATCTTGTAGCATGTCAGACATTATATCTATGTACTCCAGTACTTGTTACTATCATActttatataaacaaatacttTCATAGCTATCAGTAACAGAGTATGAGGACTATGTAGCAAACTGACTGCtttgatagacagacagacagacacacacacacacacacacacacacacacacacacacacacacacagacagacagacagacagacagacagacaatgcaGAGAAACAGTAATTAAAACATCAGTGTTGTGTATTGGAGGTATTagggttttttttcattgacTGTGTGTGAATACAGAAGttttatttacttacataatatTGTATAATCTGACAGGCTAGAAGAGCCTCCCTGGTGAATCAAATCTCACATCTTGACAAACAGATTGACTTCCTAACACAGGATAGTGTCAAACTACTACATACCAGATTAGATGAGGTAGGTACTGCCAGTGTAAGtaacttttacttttttttattgtatgtgtgtgtgtgtttttattgtgtgtgtgtgtgtgtgtgtgtatgcacgtgtgtgagtgtgtgtgcatgtgtgtatatatgtatgtatgtatgtatgtatgtgtgcacatgtgtgtatgtgtgtatgtatgtgtgtgtgtgtgtgtgtgtgtgtgcgcacatgtgtgtgtttgtgtggttgtagtatgtatgtttatttgacattgtagcaactatttccaaTCTATTTCAACCTGTAACATTCAGCATGTGAAATATTCTGTGATGTGACATGATGCCTCGTTCAGCCCTCAAAAAATTATgtacaattgaaaaaaatgacaagtgACTTGTAGTCTCAAAATAGTATCAAACACACATTTGTAGACATACTGGAGAAATAATAGCTGGTTATTTTTACCACCAGAATGACCAAATCCAAGTCAGCCAGCTTTATATTTTATGATTGTAATCCGAATTATCAAGTCTAAATTTGTATTTGATTGATTTCAGATTGGAATGAAGGCAGTGAATCCCAATGAATTACTGTCGCGGTCTAAAGAGATTGTTATCAGACACAAAGATCTACAGGCACAGAGTGGTTCATTGGAGAAAAACATCAAAGACTtggaaaaagaacaaaaaaaattggTGAGTTGACATATTGCCTGGTACGActaaatatcaaagtaaataGGATGTAACCTGTTCTTTGCCATCTTCCTATAGTAGAGAAGTCATTCCATGTTAACAGGATGTTATGTATCCAGTTCTTTGCTGTCATCCTATAGTAGATAGAGAAGTCATTCCATGTTAACAGGATAGTAGAGAAGTCATTCCATGTTAACAGGATAGTAGAGAAGTCATTCCATGTTAACAGGATAGTAGAGAAGTCATTCCATGTTAACAGGATGTTATGTATCCAGTTCTTTGCTGTCATCCTATAGTAGATAGAGAAGTCATTCCATGTTAACAGGATAGTAGAGAAGTCATTCCATGTTAACAGGATAGTAGAGAAGTCATTCCATGTTAACAGGATAGTAGAGAAGTCATTCCATGTTAACAGGATGTTATGTATCCAGTTCTTTGCTGTCATCCTATAGTAGATAGAGAAGTCATTCCATGTTAACAGGATAGTAGAGAAGTCATTCCATGTTAACAGGATAGTAGAGAAGTCATTCCATGTTAACAGGATAGTAGAGAAGTCATTCCATGTTAACAGGATAGTAGAGAAGTCATTCCATGTTAACAGGATGTTATGTATCCAGTTCTTTGCTAAAGTAGAGAAGTCATTCCAAGTTTTCAGTCATTACATCTCATATTTTCCAAGTTATGACAGACCAATTTTTTTCCCATCCATATCTAGCCGCTTAGTCTGTATAATTAGATTGCAAAATTCTCAGCACTTTCAATACCGTTTtacttcatgctagagggtcaaaatataCTTATTCTCATGCATGCCTGtggtaatgcatgtgtagtgcCTGTAGCAATGATCTCAACTAAGAAATCAGAGGATTATCATGATTGGTACTTACATAATGCACCTAGGTGGTAAAATTGTATTGACGGTACCAAGAATTTATTATATTGATCCCAGTAGAGGAAATTTAATAATCTTTTAGTTTGACCAGATGATTGTTTTGTACCAAAGTGAAAATAAGTtgaaatttgtgttttgttacaGCTGCATATGAAGCAAGAAGAACTGTGTGACAACGCAGGGTTACTGGGGAAAATTTATGGTATCAATAACGAACCCACAACAGCCATTGCAGTTCAGATAAAACAGgaatttgaaaacagaaaaaaattggTGAAAAAAGTCAGCAAACTACAAACTGAGGTACAAGCTTTAGAGAATTTGAATAATGGTGATGATGTGCATATCAAACCAAATCAACCCAAAAAAACGACTCGTAAAAATGGAGAAAAGCGAGGAAATCGCAGTAGATCAAGCAGCGGTTGTCAGAAAATATCGGAGTTATTAGCCGCCAAGGACGCTGCAAAGGATGCCGCCAGGGTACAAGGTGATTGTATGTCAGAGACTACGGTGACATCACCGGCTAAATTGGCACTACGCAGACATTTATCTCAGGAATTTCATCAGTTACCATCAATGCTTGAAGCTAATATACAATCTAGTGTCAAGTCTGAAGTAGTCAACCCTAAATCTACTGCTGtaacttcatctatgttgactGGCAGTGTATATACTGATATAGTAGCCAATTGTAACGCCGGGTCTGTGATGAATTCCAATATGGTAGCCAATCATAATGCTGGTTCTATGATGGTGATGAATCATGTCAATACATTGCCAGTGTGTTTGCCATGTAATGGTAAGAAGGCAACAAAAGCAAAAACAACAGGAAAGAATTGTAATGGTCAAAAGAGAAACTCACCTCCAAAATCACCTAGATCAAGGGCGAACAAGAAACATCAGGTTTCCAGCGCAGAAGACAATATGACTTCAGTGAATGAAAGGTCAATCTCAGGTCACTTTGGTTTGCCAAGTCCAAGGGCACAGAATGGAACAGTCCTTCATTTAGAACAAACTGATTTACCAAGCAATAAATCACCCCATGGACACTGTATCAGTCCTGTTGCAGCATTCAGCAAGTCCCCTCTTGGTGACCATAGCAGTCCTGTTGCAGCACTAAAGAAGTCACCACGACGGAACAGCAACAGTCCTGTAGCAGCACTGAAATCATCATATGGACACACTCACAGTGGCAGTCCTGCGAGAGCCTACAGTCAGCACTCACCACACCAGCATGACAGGTCAAATGTCACCGCAGTACAAAAACCAGCACTTATTAGTCCCTTAGAAATCATACATCAAAGTTATGGCCAGGTCAATGCTGCATCTGAACTTTGTGTAAATACTGCAGCTGTAGCTGCAGCTGCGTTTGGACCCCCATTGAGTCCACAGAATGTACAACTATATCCATCACCTGGAGTAAAGAGTCCTGGGAGGTCACAACCTAACAAACAAGATGATCCCATAGCCAAGTCAGTGCATGATAATGAACAAACCAAGCAGTCCATGAACTGTGCTGGTTTCAAAGTACATGAACAAACACAGTCAGGGAACAGTGGTCTAAAAATGACAGAACAAACACAATCACAGTACTTTGTCGGAATTAATACACCTAATCACTGCGGTGTGATGCATAAAGCAAAACCACCAACACTACCACAGACTGTAGTAAACAATGTGAAAACAGAGACATTGACACCTACTACACAGACTGACACCAAATCATCTGGTAGAAAAAAACGTAAAAGATCCACTTCAACATCACCAAGCGTTGTACCTCAAAAGAAACATTCCACAGAGAGTGACAAAGTGAAGTCAATCAACTTAGGGGAAGCGCAAGACTCCATACTATCCATCGTGTCAACCGTTAACCAACCACTTCATATTAGTGCTATCTCGTCACCGGAAAGTTCAGCAAAGTCTTCACCAGTTCCAGATGCAGGCCTCTTGGAAAGTAAACAAGCAGTCTTGGAAAAAGATGCTCTTATGTCATCACTGGAAAGATCATTCCAACTTGGAGAGAAGACAACTGAAAACAATCAAGAGTAAGATATTTCAATTGTTACAAATCAGAATGTGTAGATATATAGTGTACACTGGTATTGGATATGTCAATGTAATTAGACTGAAAATTTCAAGAAACTTCAGCTATATGCACTGTGTTAATATATCCTGTGTATTGTATCCtaacattatgtatattgcaTTATGTATCAAGGTTGTAGGATTCATATCGCTGACTCTCATATTTGTATCAATAATTGTcatatcatatttgtatttctgtcatatttgtaagaataattatatttatatttgtcatatttgtatcAATAATTGGCATCATATTTGTGTCTCTGATTGTGTGATATTATTCATATCTCTCTGAAATCTAACCTCACAGTGTAAATCATGGTGATAATGCAGACAGTGATCGATGTCGACCTTTAACCCCAGGAAGGAAAACCCCTGATGGTGTAGACTGTAACACCCAAGGTATGTATTTATTAAACTGGCATATTTGACTCATCAAGTGTATGTCCACAACAGCATACTACCAAACCCAAAAGACTAGAGTTTCCATTcagtggtattttttttttacaactcgTACAAAGTTTCTTGTTaggaattacacaaacaaaatacaggcactgatagcacGCATGCACATTTGACCTCACTTTTAGCATATATAAAAAGtctttgaatcttccttgtttcatctgacagtaatgttgatttgtgttcacagtgagataaagtgtatcattttatatgctgtGTGCTGTCAGTCCgtgtgtttgttttatgtaatttgtaacaaacaaatgttATGTGAGATGTAGAAAACGTACTGACTAATTTAAACtctagtcactctggtttggtatgTCTTGAAATATTCATTGCATTTGACAAAACTGGGCAATGCTGTTTTatttaattacatgtaccacTAATATAATGAGACCTCACATGAGTGATTTGATGTATGCAATGTGTTATATAGACCTgttgctggttccaagatgcattgcaaaTCTCTgcatacaatgccatgtgttgtgtacatgctgaggggtttgcatgCGCTACTCAGGGAATGCTTGTAacctgaccataccctggaTTCACCCTtaaaatccctctctgtcattgatggtatttagtctttgttcaataaaatcactcatatctttccataatttcctgatgaaaatgttatttcaaatgtaataaatacaaaacaagactaaatatACAGGTAAAACATCAAGGGATCGCTGAACGACTGTGCATATCTTACACATcttatgttccccaagaacaatttagttagataagaaacaggcttcccacagaccactcaatacaaatataaacaacacattcctgccgacaagcaggcactgtatgtgtacacacatatcacttgtaactttgaatcaatacacatgtatgtgtcaaaatctgagcctgcaaTGGAATAACTTTCAATAGTTAGTTTGTTCCAAggatgatgtgtgtgtgtctgtgtatcagtaggggtgggataatgttgtttatatttgtattgagtggtctgtgggaagcctgtttcttatctatctaaattgttcctagggaaaataaaatgtgtatcaTGACATGCACAGTTGTTTGGCGATCCCTCGATGTTTTAcctgtaacaacataagcgacgtccCCTCGcccaatgcatcttggaaccggaaaatcaacTATTTTAATATGTATCATTAGAATTAATGCCCAGGTTAGCTATAGACAATTCCCAGCCTGGTAGCTGCACAATAGACAGACAATAGTCCATGAATACCAGACTGAGTAAAGTTGGTTCATTCTTTTGTATCTTGGTTAAATTCAACCCAACCTACTGTCATTAACCTGAGACTTAGATAGTCAGCTCTAGCCTCGTAGATACACAATAAATACCTGTATAATTCTAGTCCATATGTACCAGTGTAGTAATTGATGCATTGTTTAATCGCATAGGAACTCATACCCAACCAACTTTCACTTCCCTGAGACTTCTCAGATCACAAAAACATTCTCAGTTTGTTTTGTGTAccatttatttttgtgtttcaatTACTTTACAGAAGATGTGTATGGTGATAAGAGTTCACCACACTTGATGATTGATCCAAAGGACAACTGTCGATCACTGCAGGCACACATCAGTAGTGGTTTTGATGCTTTGATGGCATTCGCATCACATACATTGGACAAACGGGAAATGGACAAACGGGAAAAGAAACACGGAAAAGACAAAGGAGGAGAAAAGGTGGAGAAAGAGATGCTGCAAACAGCAAACTTAAATGTGATACAATCTTGTAGTATggagaggtcagaggtcactaCAGACTGTAACCAAGAGATGACCAGATCAAGAAATGAACAAAGGACAATTGTCAATGGTGTTATTCATCACGATGGTGGCACTCTCTGTCACATCAAAACAGAGACTGGCAAATCACCAGCAGTGTCATCAGTTAAAATCAACTGTGGTATGGAAAGTCAAAAGACGAAAGGAATAGATAAACTAGTCCCATCCAAATCAGTCTGTTTACAAGGATCTGTAACTAGTGAAGTATCTGATCGACATTCTAGAGCCCATGTAAGAATGAACAGTCATCATGATGCCAATGGTACCACAACGAAGAGTAGTCATAGcaacagtaaccatggtaatgagaAAAGTGTTGGCAAAAAAGGAAAGACGGGTAATATGATAGCTGTTGTTAATGATACAGAACCTGTTGTACCATATCATAAAAAGTTCTCCCAGCGAGATAGAGATGTAGGGCGGAATCACGGTAAACCGTGGCTACAGAAGGGACATAGACGTGGTGGTGGTAATCACAGTGAAGGTAAATACAGTAAGTTTCATAAAAACCCAGACTGGAAACATTGTAATACCATGTATGAGGATTTTAATACAGACTGTAATATTCAGTTTAACAATCATATTGCTATGAAATGTGTGCCACCCTTATTACCACCAAGATCAAGTCCAGTCTTGTCATCACCAATCCCACAACATTCGCCACCTATGTATGGACCAACTGCATTTTCTGATAGATCCAGTTCTGTTTTAGATGGACAGCCGCCACTGTCACCAGGGGGCAGGCTTCCTGTCTCACCATTTACAGCACCAGGTTTCAGTTACCCAGCTTCTACTGCATCATATATGTCTACAGGATTGAGTTCATATGGCAAAGGTGCATCATATCTCAGTAACTCGCTGTCATCGTGgggaccaccaccaccaaataTATCACTACCACCAACCTTCACAAGTACAGCGTTACCACCACCGCCCCGAGTACCACAAACGTTATCTGGTCCTCCACCCAGGATGTCCGTTAATACACCACCACCAAAtatctctctctcgctctctgaaccacctccaccaccaccacctccaggAAGACCAATGAACTCAGAACCGCCTCCTCCTCCCCCACCTCCAGGGGGACCGTCTCCCTCAGGAAGGACATCTGTACCAGTGTCAACACCTGTGGCAAAGGTCACCGCAATGAGACATAGTATGGTGAATAGTAATTTTGCAATGAATAGTATGTTACCAACCTATGATATGGGAACAGCACGTCATGATATTCCAATGCCAATGTACATCAGAAATGGTCCTTACAGCAATACATAGACCAACTTGACCAGGTAAGCAAGCAAAAAATTATTATGAAATTTTCTCTTCAGATATACATAGACCAACTTACCCTGGCAAACAGGTGAAGGGTATTTAGTCAAAAACTGAACAGTATCAAATCTCAAAGTGTAGATCTTATAAAAGTGAACCCATTGCCTGAAACAGTGCGACATCTGAGAATACATTTACCCTTGATGgacagcgcccccagtggtCATTCTTGGGTTTTTTATGAGttgatactttcaattttttctCTGTTGTTGATTTGTCAGTTTTCGAGAGTTAACTTAGTGCTTTCAGTGGCTGTTCGTTTATATCTATTGTAATGGCTAAAAActcattaaaaaataaattaggTGTCTTTAGATCTGTCTGAAAACTCCATGGTTGACAGGACATAGTTATACATCAGTGGTATGTAACTTGTTAATTTGACTGTCTGACCAATTTTACTAATTTGAACATTTCTTATTAATTTGTCCACAGATCAAGTTATATTATAAAGATGACTACCTCAGCTCacctgttgtgttgtgttgtgttgtgtttccATGccaacaacaatctatgcaagAGTTCACCTGGCAGTTGTCTGAGCCCAAATATTCCAAGTTATGTCAGCGCAGTGTTcagcaatattgtaacagtccaaGACTTCATTGATTTCAGCAATATCCCTGTGTTTAACAGTGTAGTTGTCAACATTCCGTTATTTTTGATAAAGAATAATGTTTCCCTGGATAGTTGATAGTCAGAGAAATTCATTGTTTGCCCCAAAATGGTATATCTTTTTTGACTACACCATTTTCAATTGATTTTGTCTTTATCCCAAGTTAGCACCCATTGAAGTAGCTATGCTATGCTTTGTACCTTTAAAACCTATACTCAGCCATGAACATGTCCACCTGTACAAAAAAACATGGACATGTCCTTTGCTAACTTGTTTGAGTGTTCTGTGTGTCTTGCATGTCCCCTTTCTACAAATAAAAAGTAGAACGTCGTAAACTAATGATAATGTGATATAGTTTTTCAGCACAAGGGTGTTCATCATTCCAATAGTTTGTCATTTATAGTCTTTGAAGATGAAATAACAAGAGtccaaaatttgatatttttttgtaatttgacatCCCCACCCTATTATATAGAGACAAGCTTTGATACTTTGAAACAACATCAGATTTATGTGCAAATTTACTGCCTTGCTTCCATCTATTGAAATCagtgtttacatacacacatgctgCAAGTGTAGTAATTATAGGACAACTTTTCAGTGGGAGAAAGTATTGAGCAGCTGAAAACAAAGATTGAAGCACTCAGGAACAAGTCttgttttgtaatttgtaagGGTGCTAAACAGCAGACTACTAAGTTATTTTCTGCCTGAcatgaacattccaaaaaaaattgtattaatatcTTGTGAATTCCCACAGCTCATGAAGAGTATTGAATTAACTTCCAGACATTAATGTAAGTTAAACTGAAATAAGCCTACCTACAATCCCCTTTCACAGTGAAAAGAGGATATTTTTTAAGATTTCactaaagtttttttttgaagattcaatgaaatctgtaaactttgaaaatatttgatacagcaagtgtgtgggtttttttgtttttttttagaattgatGATTATAGAGAATGGGTGATAATTCCTAAGACAATATTCCCTAGATGATGCCAATATGTGTAATATGATGTAGTCCTATGAAAGGAATAGTGAAATAACATTTGATGATTGCGTCTGAGACAGGGTCAAACTATCATTGTCGTGGTATTTTTTAGGCTGAATTCCTGTTTCTAATTTTCTaacaattttattcaaaatgtctGTGTTGTCATCGAATAATAGAAATATTGgcagaaagaaaaataaatgtcatttttatataaTTGATACCTGAATCAACTGAGCCATGGGTGCCAGTAATGAACATTTAATCGTCAATTTTGACAATTGAATGTTTTaatgttattgaaatatacTCCTGCCAGCTGAGTACATTGCAACTGATACCTTAGTAACCATGGTGAGTGTGAAATGTATCACTCTGATGAAATTTAAGTCAAATTAGACAGAGTGGAAATGTACGTTTTGATATGTACATGCACAGCATAATGTTTGGAATCACTGTTTGTCACACAATCAATTAATTGATCGATTTACTAGTcaatcaaacaacaacaatttcaGGTGTACATAGACTTTCAAACAGAGTCTGCAGTTATAAAACCTTTTTATAAGTTTTGCAGCATTCTCTTACCTCTTACCTTTTGTGGCCCTTTGTCCTTGTAGCCTCAATTACTCtccattttttccaatttttgtcGTCGTAGCAACAAGTACTCTCTCCATGTATTCAATTTCTAGGCATATCTGTTTcactgattaaaaaaaaaaacacaaaaataacaaaagaaatgaaatcCAAAGGGAAAATATTAAATCAAAAGAATTTTTGAAGCTTGCATTATATTTCATTGGAATTTTACAAGTCATTgggttggggttttttttgtcataCTATTGTGGGAGCTGattctaaatatttcaaattgccagtttaaaaatatactttgttggtggtttttttttttgtcaatgcagagaatatttgtattgaaaattggtgtcattgaaatattgaaagtaaTTAATTTATTCTGTTGTGATTCATTGATTTTTGCAGGGATATTTACAATATGCTGCATGTTCTGAATAGCTTTTTACAAGGTTACCATGGTAttaatggttaccatggtaacaataacTGAAATAACTTTTCATAATTGAAGTATGTGAGTTTTGTCAAAAGATATGACATTGTTTAACAGCTCAATATTATTAAGCCTAGATGTGATGTAAGTAAACTGTTTCAGAACTAAACTTGGTTGTCATATTTTTCTTGTATTTTCACCTATAGAGGGCAGGCTTTCAGACAAATCGATCCGACCAACCTCTTAGTCTTGTCCTACTTTGCTATTCCCTGCATATTGTGATAGGattaatacaaactgagtttatcATTCACTATTTGAGATCTGTCGCTCAGTTCACTGACCTTTAGTTTGACTATTGAGGGGAGGTACCAAACAAACAATTCCAGAAATTGttcatgtttactttgttttaatttagtac
The Glandiceps talaboti chromosome 6, keGlaTala1.1, whole genome shotgun sequence genome window above contains:
- the LOC144436120 gene encoding uncharacterized protein LOC144436120 isoform X1; this encodes MAKELRLHSPAGADPVVYTWPIPAQDNRDGALEIVDTIRWVCEEIPELKFAMEKFVLNDYDVKSFESMSTLCEKYNRAIDGILQLWKGTTCPNRVSKKAGTALLRHIMQQVYNHAISDPDKLNSYEPFSPENSSLKIRSAQYAASRRDTVYGETSYDLVAQMIDEITMTEDDTFIDLGSGVGQVVLQVAAATRCKLAYGIEKADVPAEYALRMDIEYRKWMRWYGKEYSPYRLDKGDFLSNEMKDKIASASVIFVNNFAFGPEVDHQLKIRFANMKEGAKIVSSKSFCPLNFKITHRNLNDVASIMHVVELSPLRGSVSWTGRPVSYYLHTIDSSILEKYFQRQKNPKLREEEDQIRRTKKNYNEKFQAAKNLDFECNNSNDSDFNVFGPTTRRQWSEWVSGKDKENQKTEEKEKGIGGITKKYRRRRKKDKTGKRKRNKTLKVKPKKDLKGVRRGPGRPRKNSAGSTTTKTKKSTALAIDLLHAHTVSVNSVKQHTDQQFQQSSPNFNLPSMMTSGFKTSSLPLSSPPPVMSVPSQLKLTPSQQQLLQNTECPAVLQQLLDVYKFQFLQFMQHMKNAEFGAEIRQKIEQEQARRASLVNQISHLDKQIDFLTQDSVKLLHTRLDEVGTASIGMKAVNPNELLSRSKEIVIRHKDLQAQSGSLEKNIKDLEKEQKKLLHMKQEELCDNAGLLGKIYGINNEPTTAIAVQIKQEFENRKKLVKKVSKLQTEVQALENLNNGDDVHIKPNQPKKTTRKNGEKRGNRSRSSSGCQKISELLAAKDAAKDAARVQGDCMSETTVTSPAKLALRRHLSQEFHQLPSMLEANIQSSVKSEVVNPKSTAVTSSMLTGSVYTDIVANCNAGSVMNSNMVANHNAGSMMVMNHVNTLPVCLPCNGKKATKAKTTGKNCNGQKRNSPPKSPRSRANKKHQVSSAEDNMTSVNERSISGHFGLPSPRAQNGTVLHLEQTDLPSNKSPHGHCISPVAAFSKSPLGDHSSPVAALKKSPRRNSNSPVAALKSSYGHTHSGSPARAYSQHSPHQHDRSNVTAVQKPALISPLEIIHQSYGQVNAASELCVNTAAVAAAAFGPPLSPQNVQLYPSPGVKSPGRSQPNKQDDPIAKSVHDNEQTKQSMNCAGFKVHEQTQSGNSGLKMTEQTQSQYFVGINTPNHCGVMHKAKPPTLPQTVVNNVKTETLTPTTQTDTKSSGRKKRKRSTSTSPSVVPQKKHSTESDKVKSINLGEAQDSILSIVSTVNQPLHISAISSPESSAKSSPVPDAGLLESKQAVLEKDALMSSLERSFQLGEKTTENNQDVNHGDNADSDRCRPLTPGRKTPDGVDCNTQEDVYGDKSSPHLMIDPKDNCRSLQAHISSGFDALMAFASHTLDKREMDKREKKHGKDKGGEKVEKEMLQTANLNVIQSCSMERSEVTTDCNQEMTRSRNEQRTIVNGVIHHDGGTLCHIKTETGKSPAVSSVKINCGMESQKTKGIDKLVPSKSVCLQGSVTSEVSDRHSRAHVRMNSHHDANGTTTKSSHSNSNHGNEKSVGKKGKTGNMIAVVNDTEPVVPYHKKFSQRDRDVGRNHGKPWLQKGHRRGGGNHSEGKYSKFHKNPDWKHCNTMYEDFNTDCNIQFNNHIAMKCVPPLLPPRSSPVLSSPIPQHSPPMYGPTAFSDRSSSVLDGQPPLSPGGRLPVSPFTAPGFSYPASTASYMSTGLSSYGKGASYLSNSLSSWGPPPPNISLPPTFTSTALPPPPRVPQTLSGPPPRMSVNTPPPNISLSLSEPPPPPPPPGRPMNSEPPPPPPPPGGPSPSGRTSVPVSTPVAKVTAMRHSMVNSNFAMNSMLPTYDMGTARHDIPMPMYIRNGPYSNT
- the LOC144436120 gene encoding uncharacterized protein LOC144436120 isoform X2, translating into MAKELRLHSPAGADPVVYTWPIPAQDNRDGALEIVDTIRWVCEEIPELKFAMEKFVLNDYDVKSFESMSTLCEKYNRAIDGILQLWKGTTCPNRVSKKAGTALLRHIMQQVYNHAISDPDKLNSYEPFSPENSSLKIRSAQYAASRRDTVYGETSYDLVAQMIDEITMTEDDTFIDLGSGVGQVVLQVAAATRCKLAYGIEKADVPAEYALRMDIEYRKWMRWYGKEYSPYRLDKGDFLSNEMKDKIASASVIFVNNFAFGPEVDHQLKIRFANMKEGAKIVSSKSFCPLNFKITHRNLNDVASIMHVVELSPLRGSVSWTGRPVSYYLHTIDSSILEKYFQRQKNPKLREEEDQIRRTKKNYNEKFQAAKNLDFECNNSNDSDFNVFGPTTRRQWSEWVSGKDKENQKTEEKEKGIGGITKKYRRRRKKDKTGKRKRNKTLKVKPKKDLKGVRRGPGRPRKNSAGSTTTKTKKSTALAIDLLHAHTVSVNSVKQHTDQQFQQSSPNFNLPSMMTSGFKTSSLPLSSPPPVMSVPSQLKLTPSQQQLLQNTECPAVLQQLLDVYKFQFLQFMQHMKNAEFGAEIRQKIEQEQARRASLVNQISHLDKQIDFLTQDSVKLLHTRLDEIGMKAVNPNELLSRSKEIVIRHKDLQAQSGSLEKNIKDLEKEQKKLLHMKQEELCDNAGLLGKIYGINNEPTTAIAVQIKQEFENRKKLVKKVSKLQTEVQALENLNNGDDVHIKPNQPKKTTRKNGEKRGNRSRSSSGCQKISELLAAKDAAKDAARVQGDCMSETTVTSPAKLALRRHLSQEFHQLPSMLEANIQSSVKSEVVNPKSTAVTSSMLTGSVYTDIVANCNAGSVMNSNMVANHNAGSMMVMNHVNTLPVCLPCNGKKATKAKTTGKNCNGQKRNSPPKSPRSRANKKHQVSSAEDNMTSVNERSISGHFGLPSPRAQNGTVLHLEQTDLPSNKSPHGHCISPVAAFSKSPLGDHSSPVAALKKSPRRNSNSPVAALKSSYGHTHSGSPARAYSQHSPHQHDRSNVTAVQKPALISPLEIIHQSYGQVNAASELCVNTAAVAAAAFGPPLSPQNVQLYPSPGVKSPGRSQPNKQDDPIAKSVHDNEQTKQSMNCAGFKVHEQTQSGNSGLKMTEQTQSQYFVGINTPNHCGVMHKAKPPTLPQTVVNNVKTETLTPTTQTDTKSSGRKKRKRSTSTSPSVVPQKKHSTESDKVKSINLGEAQDSILSIVSTVNQPLHISAISSPESSAKSSPVPDAGLLESKQAVLEKDALMSSLERSFQLGEKTTENNQDVNHGDNADSDRCRPLTPGRKTPDGVDCNTQEDVYGDKSSPHLMIDPKDNCRSLQAHISSGFDALMAFASHTLDKREMDKREKKHGKDKGGEKVEKEMLQTANLNVIQSCSMERSEVTTDCNQEMTRSRNEQRTIVNGVIHHDGGTLCHIKTETGKSPAVSSVKINCGMESQKTKGIDKLVPSKSVCLQGSVTSEVSDRHSRAHVRMNSHHDANGTTTKSSHSNSNHGNEKSVGKKGKTGNMIAVVNDTEPVVPYHKKFSQRDRDVGRNHGKPWLQKGHRRGGGNHSEGKYSKFHKNPDWKHCNTMYEDFNTDCNIQFNNHIAMKCVPPLLPPRSSPVLSSPIPQHSPPMYGPTAFSDRSSSVLDGQPPLSPGGRLPVSPFTAPGFSYPASTASYMSTGLSSYGKGASYLSNSLSSWGPPPPNISLPPTFTSTALPPPPRVPQTLSGPPPRMSVNTPPPNISLSLSEPPPPPPPPGRPMNSEPPPPPPPPGGPSPSGRTSVPVSTPVAKVTAMRHSMVNSNFAMNSMLPTYDMGTARHDIPMPMYIRNGPYSNT